The following coding sequences are from one Streptomyces venezuelae window:
- the rplL gene encoding 50S ribosomal protein L7/L12, with protein MAKLSQEDLLAQFEELTLIELAEFVKAFEEKFDVTAAAPVAVAAGGAAAAPAEAEAEQDEFDVILTGAGEKKIQVIKVVRELTSLGLKEAKDLVDGTPKPVLEKVAKDAAEKAAEALKGAGASVEVK; from the coding sequence ATGGCGAAGCTCAGCCAGGAAGACCTGCTTGCCCAGTTCGAGGAGCTCACGCTCATCGAGCTCGCCGAGTTCGTGAAGGCCTTCGAGGAGAAGTTCGACGTCACCGCCGCCGCTCCGGTCGCCGTTGCCGCTGGTGGCGCCGCTGCCGCCCCGGCCGAGGCCGAGGCCGAGCAGGACGAGTTCGACGTCATCCTCACGGGCGCCGGCGAGAAGAAGATCCAGGTCATCAAGGTCGTGCGTGAGCTGACCTCCCTGGGCCTGAAGGAGGCCAAGGACCTCGTCGACGGCACCCCGAAGCCGGTCCTCGAGAAGGTCGCCAAGGACGCCGCGGAGAAGGCCGCCGAGGCCCTCAAGGGCGCCGGCGCCTCCGTCGAGGTCAAGTGA